From Impatiens glandulifera chromosome 7, dImpGla2.1, whole genome shotgun sequence:
ACAATCTACAAaagggaaaacaaaaacaacattgttGGTGAAAACCTTTTACAACAAATATAAAGAAACGAGAAGCAACCGTCAATAGCTAGAAACAACCGTCAATTGCGAGAAGCAACCGCAACCGCGAGACGTAACCCTAATCCCTTACATAAACCATTTGCAAGACGCAACCACGAGAcgtaaccctaaaccctaacataaactaATCGCAAGATGcaaccctaacataaaccattCGCAAGACGCAACcctaaaatctaacataaaccATAAGCCATTCATAAAACGCAACAAAGTTAAACCCGAAAACAAAAACTAACACTAACCTGATTAATGGTGAAGTCGATGAATGAACGAGAAGATGAGCAGGAAAAGTCGTCGAGACAGGTGCGAGAGAGAGAAGGAAAAGTCGGCAGGCAGGTGCGAGAGAGAGAAGGAAAAGTTGGCAGGCAGATGCGAGAGAgcaatatgaaataaattataactcgccttcaaataaaacccaataaatttgaaataaattgtgGCACGTGTCAACTACGTGGCGCAACTACATGACGCAACCGCGTGACACAACCGTAACCGCGTGACGCAACTGCAACCGTGTAACGCAACCAGCATGAGATCCCATCAACACTTGCATTCAATCAATTAGGCGAATCAACGAAACAATGACGTTCTCtaaacgaaataaacacaaaacaaTCATCTATAAACGAAATAAACTCAAAAAACATTGATCTATAAACGAAAATAGTGGTAATTTTATCTTTTGTCGTTGGGGCTTTGCAGTTCACCGTTGGAAGTTCTTCGTTGTTCTTCGCCATTGGTAGTTGTTCGGAATTATGTTGTGTTCTTCGACGTTGTGTTCTTCGCCGATGAAAATAAGAGAAGGTCTTCTCTGCCATTAGGGTTTAGATCGGAGAAGAccgagaagagagagagaaaataaagaagcaaataaaaaaaatggattttataAGGtttctgatagaaaaattaagaagattaattttggaaccggccagacaaactaaacagaagttaaatttcatgtgcaggtactgaacaaacAGGAACCGGAAATCTTGCATCAACAATCGGTTGCtaccacttcaaagaaaccggcttcaagtgttCAAGATcaatgatcacaggaaccggcttcactttctcaagcaaccggttagcaaagaacagaagactacatttcaaccggatcataatgcacaaagacactTCAACCGGAAAgcacagatcaaaagtcagaagatgcaaatctcaagagtgacgtactgtgacggaggaaacgtgtctcgaaagaataaaagaagatcggatccgatcagaagcatgggaggaaagcaatgatgccttggtgatccgatgctgacgaccggaagcggatgttcaacacgtgtatcaatctgaaaaccggttatgtcatcatctactcaaagtcacctgcatgaatgccaggtgttgaggaagttgaagcgtgcaagcaaactttctgcagataggcgtgctaatgatcaaccaatccgcaagaaagagaagaaagtagccgttagccactttcagctataaaaggaagatcaaacgtcttcatttaatgcagttgTGAATACGAGCAGTTGGGTAGTTGAAATTGTGAAAGTCataaaagcattaaattctagagagataaagttctgtattctaaagtcggtttgcctaaaaccggaagtcacttgtgtgatattgtgttgagttgttgtattacatcaaaagtgtgagtttggtgtaaccggcgagtagcgaagttgggctcgaccggaagtgtaattgtaactttaaagagttagtggagatccttctcataacctgagaagaaggggtgacgtaggagggtttgctccgaacatccataaacaaatttccttgtcttgtgttctttcatttcgctttcatttctcgctgtcttaccgtaaaccgcaaaccaattatacttccaaaaccggtcacttaCCTTCGTTAAACATCTTCctccttaaacatcatctaaagtcgcaaacgttgcttcaacctgaaacagacacttccgcccttgaacaccggttcaagagtctgtgacaggctgtgcagtgctgagaacggttttagtctctaaccggactatcaccaagttgtgtgtgttgttgtaagcggtcacccttcacgaaaccggaaacacccccggtcctccaagggcgcccccgatcctaacagtttcGGTTGCGAGACGCAATTGGAGTTGCGTCTCACGAAAGGgtaaaatcgtccaaaaaaaataaaagtgtcacCAGCGCATTTTATTTTAAGCGTTGATCAAAAAGTCAATTAGGGtgatctttagggtcatttcgtcaaaatTCTcgttaaatacaaataaaaatggaaaaaaaattcacttagacgtatgtacttgtacaactaattcatttagacgtatgcactaaaaaaagttcatttaaacataagtattattaaaaattgactcatttagCCTATTTTAGTAAACCatggttaatttatattttttaatatatatatatttattaattaaatattaatatattttcttttttttcattaataaatgaatctctatttttattttttcataaatattttattatttttatatgaatatttattattaattattttaattatatatatatatatatatatatatatatatatatatatatatatatatatatatgagcatttcattaattattttaattttatatatatatattttttgtttttttcttatattaacattgattattaattattttaaaattattatgtttccaataattgaatataacaataattccttatactttcaacaataaaaatcatttaacacaaaaataacttaattaatatttaaataataataattattcattcatcaaaagagtaatgataaaataatgttaCTTACTATCATTATAAgtcatgaataaaaattaaataaaaaattattaatttcatttttatttatattaaattaaataattttttttttaaatattacaataaaacataaaattcataaataagttactaaagatttttcaaaaataagaatttaagatttatgaaaaataaaactgataaaaaaaatgaagatgaaataaaaaaaattaatataaaaataataaaaaatttaagaataaaataaattaactgaTTTAATTCATGTAAAAAAGAAGGagacataaaatatattaatatttaattaataaatatataaatttaaaaataaaaattaattatatttaataaaaggaattaaatgagtaaattttttataatagatatgattaaatgattttttattaatatatatttttaaatgaccTAGTTGTAccttatgaatttttttaataaaaaattattagtgttTAGAGTTTGAAGTTGGGGAAAGTAATATTTAGGGcacattatttaaaatgaaacaagttgagtgtgagagagagagtaagGATGGAGAACACCCAACTCGAGATCGAGACGCTGGTAGAAGCTGCGTTACTGGTGTTGAACACGGGAGATGTAAATGAGAAGGCGAGAATTAGCGACGATTTCGCCATTAAATGGCTCGATGGTGTTATCACTCTTCCATACGTTTCTTCTCGAGAGTACATCATCCCCGATCGTCCCCCCAGGCTTCCCAACGTAAGCTCTCCTTTTATTGCTTCCAACGATTCTTTGACCAAAATGTCTCATATGGCAACACATACTTACAGGTGAAGCTTGTGCAACCAAGTCTAATGCCGAAGCTGGGTAAAGCTGGAAGCTTGCAGAGCAGACAGGCCATCGTCCATAGTCTTGTTCACACCGAGAGCTGGGCCATTGACTTATCTTGGGTAGGCCGGTTTATAGAATTTTCCCTGGCTTTAAACAAGCATAACTAAACTAAACTTTGGTTAATTGAAGAATATTGATAAAAGTAACATTGTTTGATTCCTTTGGTGCATTTGCTTCTGACTCCGTATATGGTTGTCTAATTAGCCTCACCTGTATctagattattatatattatgctATTATCGATTTGTTCCTTGAACTAATTGTGATGCAATCTGTTATGGCCCTTTTGTGCAAAACAATTTCCTATCTATTGCTTGTTTATTTCGTTGATTTCATGAATTTACTCCATCTTTGCAATTTAGGACATAATTGCTCGATTTGGCAAGCAAGAAGCAATGCCAACAGAGTTCTTCACTGATTTTGTGAAGGTGGCTCAAGATGAAAGTAGACACTTCAGACTGCTTGCAGAGCGGCTAACAGAATTGGGATCTTCCTATGGAGCGTTACCAGCTCATGATGGCCTCTGGGACTCGGCAATTGTTACTTCAAAAGATCTATTGGCCCGTCTAGCAGTGGAGCATTGTGTTCATGAGGTTCTTCTTCATATCTGAAATCTCAATGTTACTCTTTGGTACCACTAAATCTCAATATCTGCAATTGTTACTTTTTGAATTCAATAGGATTTGTTATGAACAGAACACTACAAAACTTAATTTGCACCGACAGTTGCAGACTAGTAGATTATGTATCCATCAAGAAATACTACATATCTTCTGAAACGGATTTTGTGTAACACAGGCTAGAGGTTTAGATGTGCTGCCCACTACCATATCCCGATTCCGCAGAGCAGGTGATGATCGAACAGCTGATTTACTGGAAAAGGTTATATACCCAGAAGAGATAACCCACTGCGCTGCTGGAATAAAATGGTTCAAATATCTTTGCTTGAGATCTGAAAAAATGGCTTCACCTTTTAGTGGTGGTACAGTATTCCAAGATGTTTGGGATAGTGAAACCGACAATGAATCAGATGAAACGACTAATGAGGTTATCAGAAAGTTTCATTTCACCGTAAGGACATACTTTAGGGGACCACTGAAGCCACCTTTTAACGAGGCAGCAAGGAAAGCTGCAGGCTTCGACCCTCGCTGGTACGAACCTCTTGCAGTTAAAGAAGCTGCTTCTTCTGTTGCTGCATCACAATAAAGGTCAGATCATTACTTGATTTATTTCTGTATCTCTAAATCAGTTACATTCTCTTATCCATGTTTAACAAGACAAATTTCATTTAGAAATTCAATATAGTT
This genomic window contains:
- the LOC124945650 gene encoding uncharacterized protein HI_0077, encoding MENTQLEIETLVEAALLVLNTGDVNEKARISDDFAIKWLDGVITLPYVSSREYIIPDRPPRLPNVKLVQPSLMPKLGKAGSLQSRQAIVHSLVHTESWAIDLSWDIIARFGKQEAMPTEFFTDFVKVAQDESRHFRLLAERLTELGSSYGALPAHDGLWDSAIVTSKDLLARLAVEHCVHEARGLDVLPTTISRFRRAGDDRTADLLEKVIYPEEITHCAAGIKWFKYLCLRSEKMASPFSGGTVFQDVWDSETDNESDETTNEVIRKFHFTVRTYFRGPLKPPFNEAARKAAGFDPRWYEPLAVKEAASSVAASQ